A stretch of the Thermovirga sp. genome encodes the following:
- a CDS encoding ABC transporter permease, with amino-acid sequence MTNVLGQAAVMGICAVGMTFVILTGGIDLSVGSIVALSGALGAWFNVHAGFPWPTAWAVAILAGALCGLSSGLLVHWGRVPPFMATLALMAAARGLTLLLTQGNPISGTSPAFNLAGWATLSGFPVSGVILLACATAAWILLRFTSFGTGVYALGDNPEAAHFAGIPTGKITVSVYAISGATAGLAGLLMVGRLWSAQPGIGMGLELDVIASVVLGGTSLFGGVGTIRGTLTGVLIMGFLDNGLRILGVSSYLQQVIKGIVFIGAVVLDRYLKGAYHKNRSRDAA; translated from the coding sequence ATGACGAACGTCCTGGGCCAGGCCGCGGTCATGGGCATCTGCGCCGTTGGGATGACCTTCGTCATCCTCACCGGCGGCATCGATCTCTCGGTGGGGAGCATCGTGGCCCTTTCGGGTGCCCTGGGGGCGTGGTTCAACGTTCACGCCGGATTCCCCTGGCCAACGGCCTGGGCCGTGGCGATACTGGCTGGGGCCCTTTGCGGCCTATCCTCGGGTCTGCTGGTTCACTGGGGACGGGTCCCGCCTTTCATGGCCACCCTCGCCCTGATGGCGGCAGCAAGGGGGCTTACCCTGCTCCTGACCCAGGGAAACCCCATCTCGGGCACATCACCGGCCTTCAACCTCGCCGGCTGGGCCACTCTTTCGGGATTCCCCGTCTCGGGGGTGATCCTCTTGGCCTGCGCGACAGCGGCCTGGATCCTGCTTCGTTTCACATCCTTCGGCACCGGCGTCTACGCCCTGGGCGACAACCCCGAGGCGGCCCATTTCGCGGGGATCCCCACGGGGAAGATCACGGTGTCCGTTTATGCCATAAGCGGAGCCACGGCGGGCCTCGCAGGGCTCCTCATGGTGGGCCGCCTCTGGAGCGCCCAGCCCGGCATAGGTATGGGCCTGGAACTGGACGTCATAGCCTCGGTCGTCCTCGGGGGCACCAGCCTCTTTGGGGGGGTCGGAACCATACGGGGGACGCTGACGGGCGTCCTCATTATGGGTTTCCTAGACAACGGCCTGAGAATCCTGGGTGTTTCCAGCTACCTGCAGCAGGTGATAAAGGGAATAGTCTTCATCGGAGCCGTCGTCCTCGACAGGTACCTCAAGGGCGCCTACCACAAAAATAGGAGCCGCGACGCCGCCTAG